From a region of the Paeniglutamicibacter cryotolerans genome:
- a CDS encoding DUF2469 domain-containing protein yields the protein MSAEDLENYETDMELQLYREYKDVANLFNYVVETERRFYLANAVDMKARSADGEVYFDVTLTDAWVWDVYRTARFVKTVRIVTFKDVNIEELSRIEDLTIPKDAGMGLG from the coding sequence AGAATTACGAGACAGACATGGAGCTGCAGCTCTACCGCGAGTACAAGGACGTCGCGAACCTCTTCAACTACGTGGTGGAAACCGAACGCCGTTTCTACCTGGCCAATGCCGTGGACATGAAGGCCCGCTCCGCCGATGGGGAGGTGTACTTCGACGTCACGCTGACCGATGCGTGGGTCTGGGACGTCTACCGCACCGCGCGGTTCGTGAAGACGGTGCGGATCGTCACGTTCAAGGACGTGAACATCGAGGAGTTGAGTCGGATCGAGGATCTGACGATCCCGAAGGACGCCGGCATGGGACTGGGCTAA